From a region of the Paenibacillus lutimineralis genome:
- the fusA gene encoding elongation factor G: protein MAREFSLKNTRNIGIMAHIDAGKTTTTERILFYTGINHKIGETHEGSATMDWMDQEQERGITITSAATTASWKGHRVNIIDTPGHVDFTVEVERSLRVLDGAVGVFSAKEGVEPQSETVWRQADKYNVPRIAYVNKMDIIGADYLNVVNDMRERLQANAVAIQLPIGAENDFVGIIDLIAQKAYMYKDDLGQNIEETEIPADYAAKVEELRAELVEKVAELDEELTMKYLEGEEITIEELKAALRKGVVEVKIFPVVCGSSYRNKGIQLMLDAVVDFLPAPIDVPSIQGHLDDGTEVERHSSDEEPFSALAFKIMTDPYVGKLTFFRVYSGILQSGSYVLNATKNKRERIGRILQMHANSRKEISEVYAGDIAAAVGLKDTGTGDTLCDEKSPVILESMNFPDPVIEIAVEPKTKADQDKMSVALGKLTEEDPTLRAHTDEETGQTILAGMGELHLDIIIERMRREFKVDTNVGKPQVAYRETFKIPARVEGKFVRQSGGRGQYGHVWVEFEPLEAGSGNQFESKIVGGSVPREYVAPAQQGIEEAMKNGVLAGFPVVDVKATIVDGSYHDVDSSEMAFKIAGSMALKAAKEKAQPVLLEPIMKVEVTVPEEYMGDVMGMLNSRRGRIEGMDSRGGAQIIRAKVPLSEMFGYSTTLRSGTQGRGVFSMELSHYEEVPRNISEEIVSKHKGAE, encoded by the coding sequence ATGGCAAGAGAGTTCTCCTTGAAAAATACACGTAACATCGGGATCATGGCGCATATTGACGCCGGTAAAACTACCACGACGGAACGTATCTTGTTCTACACCGGTATTAACCATAAGATTGGGGAGACTCATGAAGGCTCCGCAACGATGGACTGGATGGACCAGGAACAAGAGCGCGGAATTACGATTACGTCCGCTGCAACGACCGCTTCTTGGAAAGGTCACCGCGTAAATATCATCGATACCCCGGGACACGTTGACTTCACAGTAGAAGTTGAACGTTCCCTGCGTGTATTGGACGGGGCAGTAGGCGTGTTCAGTGCGAAGGAAGGCGTAGAGCCTCAGTCTGAAACTGTATGGAGACAGGCTGACAAATACAACGTTCCTCGTATCGCTTATGTCAATAAGATGGATATCATCGGCGCAGATTATCTTAACGTAGTTAACGATATGCGCGAGCGTTTGCAAGCAAATGCAGTAGCTATCCAATTGCCTATCGGAGCCGAGAATGATTTTGTCGGAATTATCGACTTGATCGCTCAAAAGGCTTACATGTACAAAGATGACTTAGGTCAAAATATCGAGGAAACTGAAATTCCTGCTGATTATGCAGCGAAAGTTGAAGAACTTCGTGCAGAATTGGTAGAGAAGGTTGCAGAACTTGATGAAGAATTAACTATGAAGTACCTTGAAGGTGAAGAAATCACTATCGAAGAACTGAAAGCAGCTCTTCGTAAAGGTGTAGTAGAAGTTAAGATCTTCCCAGTTGTGTGCGGTTCCTCTTATCGTAACAAAGGCATCCAGCTTATGCTTGATGCAGTCGTAGACTTTTTGCCTGCGCCAATCGATGTACCAAGCATTCAAGGTCACTTGGATGACGGTACTGAGGTTGAACGTCATTCTTCTGACGAAGAGCCGTTCTCCGCGCTTGCATTTAAGATTATGACAGACCCTTACGTTGGTAAACTTACGTTCTTCCGTGTATACTCCGGTATTTTGCAATCCGGTTCGTATGTACTGAATGCAACGAAGAACAAGCGCGAACGTATCGGACGTATCCTGCAAATGCATGCTAACAGCCGTAAAGAGATCAGCGAAGTATACGCTGGTGATATCGCAGCAGCTGTTGGTTTGAAAGACACAGGAACTGGTGATACACTGTGTGATGAGAAGTCTCCAGTAATTCTGGAATCGATGAACTTCCCTGATCCGGTTATCGAAATTGCTGTTGAACCTAAGACAAAAGCGGACCAAGACAAGATGAGCGTTGCCCTCGGTAAATTGACTGAGGAAGACCCTACCCTTCGTGCTCATACGGACGAAGAGACAGGTCAAACGATCTTGGCTGGTATGGGTGAGCTTCACCTCGATATCATCATCGAGCGTATGCGTCGTGAGTTCAAGGTAGATACCAACGTGGGTAAACCACAGGTTGCTTACCGTGAGACATTCAAGATTCCTGCGCGCGTTGAAGGTAAATTCGTTCGCCAATCCGGTGGTCGTGGTCAATACGGTCACGTATGGGTTGAGTTCGAACCGCTTGAAGCAGGTTCAGGCAACCAATTCGAGAGCAAGATTGTCGGTGGTTCGGTTCCTAGAGAATACGTCGCACCTGCTCAACAAGGTATCGAAGAAGCAATGAAGAACGGTGTTCTCGCTGGTTTCCCTGTAGTGGACGTAAAGGCTACAATCGTAGACGGTTCGTACCATGACGTTGACTCCAGTGAAATGGCGTTTAAAATTGCTGGTTCCATGGCGCTTAAGGCTGCTAAGGAAAAAGCACAACCGGTTCTGCTTGAGCCAATCATGAAGGTTGAAGTTACTGTTCCGGAAGAGTACATGGGTGATGTTATGGGTATGCTGAACTCCCGTCGTGGACGTATCGAAGGTATGGACTCACGCGGCGGCGCTCAAATCATTCGCGCGAAAGTGCCTCTTTCCGAAATGTTCGGTTACTCCACAACTCTTCGTTCCGGTACACAAGGACGCGGCGTGTTCTCGATGGAATTGTCTCACTATGAAGAAGTTCCTCGTAACATCTCCGAAGAGATCGTATCGAAACACAAAGGTGCAGAATAA